Below is a genomic region from Hevea brasiliensis isolate MT/VB/25A 57/8 chromosome 3, ASM3005281v1, whole genome shotgun sequence.
tattttactaaattttctttcatttatgAGATGCAGGAAATGGGAATGTTTTAAGTTTtagtcatttatttatttattttaaaattatttatttttataataaaaaaagagaATAACTATTTTTCATTGTATAACCTAATAATTATTatctaatttattataattaatttaatttaattaaaaaagactatttttaaggatttttttttttttggaaaaacgAATAATACAAAGTTATACTGAGACAAAAGATTAATAATGAAAGACTCATTCATCATAACTTTAGAAGCTAAGGAGTGAGCTACCATATTCCTATATCTCTTAATAAATCGGAAAAGAGTTATAAAAAAAATGAGCAAAATGAGAAATATTCTAAATAATGCCCTGAATGCATTGTGAAACAGTGGTACTGCTAAGACTATTGATCACAATTTGGAAGTCTCCTTCTAGAATGAGGCTTTGAAATCCTTTGTGTTGAGTAAGAATAATGGCTTCTCTGCAAGCCATTCCTTTAAGGATGAGGATATCTtatttaccaattacatatttacAAGACCAACGATAAGATTATTGAGATGATCCCAAGCATCATTGCAACCGACTCCATATTCTTTTTCGAATTGATGGCTACATGAAAATTGAGCTTAATCATACCAAAGGGAGGGGCAACCAAGATTGAACTTCTGAAATTGGGTTGTGTTACGGAGGATGAGCATGGGATAGCCCCCACTAATCATGGCTGATAAATGGTAATATAATTTAGCCGTATGAGcacaaaattttgctgcccatcGTGTGGGGTGTGCAGttgattttgtaattaataaattttaaatatatatctcGAAGGGATCAAAACCGTGCAATTTGTCACAGAGACACTGAGAGGAGTCCAAAATCCAAAGCCAACTGAATTTTCTAATGGATAATTAATTAAACAGTGAAATTTGTCTTACAAAAGCCTTAATTAGACGCTAGTAACCTTTTTGGAGAGTGATGATTAAAGGATATTTAATCAAGTATAGCTTGTGCATAAGTCAAAAGGCAAATTTGGTTAAATTCAAAGCAGATAAAGCAAAAGCAAAGAGATGGATTAAGGGTGCGTTTCCTAATATCAActgttttaataattattaaagtaattataaattattttattaataattaattattaaatattaattatttgcatatcaatttaaaataaaaaatatttttataaaaataaatattaaattaattattaaatataaaactaataatatcatatttttttttattaaaacatTAAATATTATCTTCCTATGTTTTTGTGACCCACTTTATCACTGTACTTTAAACATGGGCTTTTTCAGGGTTTTTTTTTCCTGCTTTTTCTGGATTTGAGTTCTTCTTCTTCTCGAAACATTATGAAACATCATGAGGGAAGCAATGGTGAAATCCTCTTGCTCTGCGGGCTTATCCTGTAGACCCACATTTTGAAGTTTAGTGGGCAAAATGATTAGTGGTCCAAAGCACATGACTAATTACATACACTTGTTAATTAGATCCCCAAAAAATCCCTTAAATCTCCCTCTTCAACATTTTACTTTTAATTTCAAAATCCAATacataaaattgaaaatattttagCTTTCTatcaactattttttttttttaagagatcCAAAAATGCAGCAATATATTCTTACAATAATGCATACATATGATATATGCGTAATAGGACACGAAATGATGCATGCAGGCTGTGCATATCCAAGGGAAGTGACAGGACGACACCATCCGGATCCAACCCAATCATTTTCACGCCGAGATTCAAGCATCATTGTCTCCTCCATTTTTGTGAAAATGATGTTTCATACTCtgcttttgtttttgtttttctgATTCTGTCTTTAATCACACCTCTTCATTATTGtttattttatcaattatttttgtattttattgtccGAAAATTCTTATCTACAATATAGAATATGTTACTCCAAAATAATGGATAAGTGTTAATAAATAAGAGTCAGCAAAAAATAgttataattaaaaattgaatcaatcgttttaaattgtttgtaattgacttaatttaatttgattaatattttttagaaagcttaatttttaatttaatttaggtCTCCTGGCTTAGATTTAGAATTTGGCCGGCTGTAGGTCGACTCTCCCACCATCGGGTGGATGTATATAATCCTTTTGTTGAGTGGTTATGTGGTAGATTGAAACTTCACTGGATGGAGTCTTCTAGTTGGATATATTTATTTTGTGTTTTAAAGTTATTGTTGCTAGATTTTCTTTGCATTCAGGTCCGTGAACCATGAGTTGAGGCATGAAGGTTAATCAGTCATTTCAAAGTTTTGAGTCTCTTGGGATTAATGGATCTCTTTTAAGGGGCAGTGTACCTCCTGGGGACACCACCGGTACTATACGACATCTAGTCCTTCCACGATATGGAAGAAGCTCTACTAGCAGCCCTTTTGGTCCCCCCTGGGTTCTATTTTGGTTCACTAACTCAGCTTGGAGATCATTCTTTTGCTGCTACTAGGCCCTAACATGGAGAGTTTTTTCCGATGAAGGATCTTATATCAATAGGTGTTGGCCTTTTGCATCTCTCTGAAGCTGCATCATTTTTCTTGATTCTCTGTGGTTAAGGCTGCAGGGGTATTGAGTGGTGGAGGGCGGCACTCTTCTCTGCAACAACTTCCCCACCCCTTTTTTTCACGGCGAGTCAGAGCAGCCCATAATGTAGGGCTCTTGGATTTGGACTTCTGACCTTGTTTCTTGTGATGGTTTGAGCCAGTCAATAGGGCATtttttgtcaagctcaagttttCCCAATTGTACCATTGTTGTTAGCTTTTTGGCTATCCTTGAGTTAGGTGAACTTTGTGTCTAGCTTGTATCTTTAGGATCTTTAGTGGATCTTTTCCTTACTAGATCTATACCCTTTTTCCCTGCAATAAATTCtatctatcttttttttttttcttaatcatTATAAAcacacaaaataaaaaaaatttgatgtGAGATTTTaggttattttattataaattatgagatttttatctgttttgaacacactaattattttttttatattaattataatttataaattagaattAAGAGAATATAGAAAATTGTTTATATTGATAAAGCGTTGTATATTTAAGAGTGGAGAGGCATTGTACAACACAAAAGCTAATATGAAGGTGTGTTAATTGATCTCGTCTGAGTACTCCCTTTAATTATTAAAAGTGGAATTATTGGTCAATTGCTTCAATATTTTTCAGTCAAAGTAATCTATGCATAACCATTTTGTTTGGACAAAACATGCTACTACTAATTACAGTATTCCAAAATCATACGTTCAGCACAATAATCAATCCCCACCACCATCTCAaccatttcctctccctttcccTAGACATAGTAATCCCTTAATTTTTTTTGGTTCATTATTCCTATgtacttaaattttatttaatttttattttcttttggatGCTAAAATAATCCTACCCAGTGTTTCGTAAATCACAAGTCCCCGTTTCTTTTCATTCCTATTGTGTTAGAACTTCTAAGCTTTTTAAAGTCGCTGTTAACAAGTATTTTCACATATAGTTATCCATTTtctttctcttattttattttattttttacattatATTTGTCTAATAATCTTTAAATGTCTAATACAAGGTGTAAATGTTCTTTCCGGACTTATATAAAGTTTTTAGATTTAAACAGTGATAAATTACCATTGagtgaaatatttttttaattaataaaattaaatattctattaatataattgaatttttaaaattaaaataaattatttattttaaatttatttatgcaaaaCTGAGTAGCctgactttttttttcttttacttttaatcaatattttttttctatttaataaaattttcttttattttctaaaaaaaattatctcCCTTGCAAAGATGTGGGTTTGGATTGACATTTTAAAATGTATATAACTAGTTTGGTTAGATATTTTAAGAGAAAAAAAGTTCATGAAATTGCTTATATAATTGTGTGTGAAACAATGTTATTAAATCAGTTTGGAGGTTGACCTAGCATAGGTATAGGGATTGGATTGATGGATTAGTGGTTCAATTAGTAGATAAATGATTTAAGtagattattaaaaaataattaaatatataaaaattaattaaatataacattaattccaataatttaatacataaaaatttttataaatatttacctGTATATCttcttaatatttatgaaatattaaatatatattaaaaaataaataaaaaaacaaattactttgtaaaatttattatattattaccaaattatatttatttattttttaaattatatacacataattaataagttagtttaattgattttaattttaaagacttttataaaattttaaatttaattatccttattaatgttaaaaaaatatattttattaattaattaaattaattgagtTAATCGAGCCACACCAATTTATCTATCAATTCAATTACCAAGTTAATTGATCATATCAAGTCACTACATTATCTAATTTAACTATAAATATGAATCAATTAAAGTTATTTCACTGATCAACTAGCCAATTCGGTCCTGATAGTTATGATGATGTGAGATTGTTGTAGTCCCAGTGGATTTTCAAAATCCATATTTTAAAATCAGATTTCTTTTAGTTAGTTTAGTGAAAATCACGAtaaatttaaaaagaataaaactTAGGGGGGAAAAATAAAACTGGTAAGGACACTGTAAGATATTAATTATAAGGACACTGTTAGaccattcttaaaaaaaaaaaacaaaaaggacAGTGTAAGACAATTATATGGGCTTACCGTTGAATGAAATCATTGAAAATTATCTCTAACAATTATGtacaattattatttataatttaaagaaaattaatgttttataaatataaaatatacttgCTATTATTTGCTGAAATCTTAGTTAGACGTTTATTGCTTTTGGTCACCTATTTAAAGCAAAATTggctcaagaaaaaaaaaaaaaagatagtctAAAAAtcgaaattttgaattttttttttataatagtatcctatttttttttataaaaatattttaaattattaattttattacaattataaaaaaaaattatttttagtaaaAGATCAAATATATTTTCATACATTTGAACTATTGTATTTTTATCTAATAAAcacttaaattattattttttatctcaCACCTTAACTAGAAAAAAACGTATCACTTAAACACAAATCATCAAAATCACATTGCACCATAACCAATACCCAAGTCACATAAACCATTAATAGTCCCATAAATAATAGCTAAAAGATCTGGTCTTTGAGGTGATGAAGACAAAGCTATTATTCCCATTGCTGAAGGTTGAGGAGGTGGGgaaatcatgactaaacataaataCAAGCAAAAGTTGATGAGCATATTCTTGTACAGAATATTGAGAAATGAATCAACAGAAAGTGAATCATCCAAAATTGTAGGAGCACTTCTAGCCAAATGTTCTTACATTTAAAAACAAGGAAGCTTGATGAAGAAACAGAGAACCTCACTCACGAACATGTGCCAATTGAATTGAAGAAAGCCATCATGCAGCTCGAATGGATAAGAAACTTATAATTGACGTGGTACCATATAATTGACGTGGTGTTGACACGGCAACCCATTCCCTCTTAAAATTACTAATGCAACATTGATGTGGTTGTCGCGCACTTACGGCGCTAGAGCCACATGTTTATTAGGTTAGTGTCATTTATTGGAAATTGATGATTTAGatcatatttattaataaaaaaaatatataatattaaatttataaaaattgaaataatttTTTACATGTCAAAGCATAAAAATGGTTTTTTTTAATACttctttataattaaaaaaataatttagaaaaacaATTATAGAAAAGAATAACGCTTAAGATTTTTTTAAACGTTTTCATAACAAGAATTAGCAGTGTAACAGATGCATGTAATTGCAAAtaagttaaaattttaatatatttttgttaaaaaaaaattgaaatataattataaaaacccCAAAGTGTTGGATTTTTTTTACATTATCCCAAGACACAAAAAGGTTACCATACTGTACTAGTGCTCAATGCATGTAGCGGAGGGCCCAAAAACCCACATGCTTAGCTATGATAAATCAGCTTAATTACGGTTAAACTTTGGATTTACGTtacttaaatttcatttttaagtttaaacccacatttgcttttcctctTTTTGGACACTAGTCCAGAGCAGTATTGTTGGAGCCCGATATTCGAGCCCGAGAGGCGTGACCCAGAGAAGGTGGGTCCACTCCAAaatcaattattatttatttatcaccTCCACTGCAACccacctccctctctctctctctctctctctctctacagtGCGGGTCGGCTCATTTGCTTTTTAGCCGAATCTCAGCTGGGCTCCACTCGGCTGTTATCAGCCCAATAAGGTGAGATTATCGATTTCACAACAAAAAAGAAGAGATTACTGATTATCTTATGTTAatcttttatatataataaaataagttttttaattataaaaaaataaagtttatattttcaaaatgAAGATTTATGCATAATGTATGTattgaatttatttaataatttattattatttattatttttaaaattaatttaattttttttaaatataataattaaaaattaattttgaattagTTTCATcatgtttaatttttaaaattttaaaataattaaataaattttaaatattttttaataatatttaaaataattattttagaaaaattaaaatacaattttgaaTATGTCCTGAATAATTTTCCCTTTGTGCATGCTCTGTTTTAAGCGGCTTGACGGCTTCTTCAAAGTTCAAATCAAAATCGCGGCTCACTTCTCTATAGACAAGAATTTGTTTGCCTTTTCTTTCCATTTCTCTGCAGTTTTTTTTCAAGGATTGCCAGTTTTTGTTTGTTGTTTCTCTGAGTCAGTCCAGCTTTCTCTTCCATTGTAACCCACAGTTTTTCAAATTCCAGCACTGCAAAGAATCGAAAGTAGCGCTGctgctgcttcttcttcttcttcttcttcttcttcttcacagtTGATACACCGTACCAATCAATTAAACAAGACTCTCTCCGTATTTTTCAAGGTCTGCTGCATTTCTTTTAGGGAGTTTCCATCTGGGTCTCATTCATGGAAGCTTCATCACCCATCTCAATCCAACAAACCCCTCTCCAAGACCATCCATCTGAGCCCTCTCCAAAACCTTACAAGAAAAGCTTCGTTACCACTCTAATGGAGGCCGCCACTCTTCGCACTCCTTCCTTCAAGGAAGACACCTATTTCATCTCCCATCTCAAATCCTCCGAGAAGAAAGCGCTGCTAGAGTTCAGGGATAAACTCTCCGCCTCTTATGATTCTGATAGTGAGTGTTCGATGTGGGGTATTCCTCTTATGAGTGGAGACGAGAAGGCTGACGTGATACTTTTGAAGTTTTTGCGTGCCAGAGACTTTAGAGTCCCTGATGCGCTTCGCATGCTGGATAAATGCTTATCCTGGAGAAAAGAGTTTGGAGCAGACAGCATCTGTGAGGTGGACTTGGGTTTTAAGGAGCTTGAAGGTGTTGTGGCTTACATGCATGGGTATGACAGAGAGGGACACCCTGTTTGCTACAATGCCTATGGGGTCTTTAAGGACAAGGAAATGTATGAGAGGATATTCGGAGATGAAGAGAAGCTCAAGAAGTTCCTGAGATGGAGAGTTCAGGTGCTGGAGAGAGGGATTAAACTTCTGAATTTTAAGCCTGGTGGagtcaactccattattcaagtgACTGATCTCAAAGACATGCCTAAAAGAGAGCTTAGGGTCGCTTCTAATCAGATCCTCTCTCTTTTTCAAGATAATTATCCTGAAATGGTGGCTCGTAAGGTAATACCCGTTAATTGcttcattgttttttttttttcttgcctATAATTTTTCCCCTCTTGTTTGTTTGCGTTTCTCATCTTGCAGTTCTCTTATTCTCTTTTCTTATCCTACTGGGTATTAGATTTTCATCAATGTCCCATGGTACTTCAGCTTGTTGTATTCGATGTTCAGTCCATTCCTAACTCAGCGAACTAGGAGCAAGTTCGTAATCTCAAAGGAAGGAAATTTTCCAGAGACTCTGTACAAGTATTTCTGACTCCTCTGTTCGCTTCATTTAGTTGGTTGGTTAACTATTCTAGTCATTTTTTGTTAACACCTAATGTGGTATTTGATTTTTGTTCCTGATTTGTTGTGATCTCACCAGCTCatcctttctcttttcttctcTAAACTTGTGATCTGATTATAACTTTGCTATTTTGAGTTTGTTGTCTGAAATTGATCTTGTTTGGTTGTAAGATTTATAAGGCCTGAGGACATTCCAGTTCAGTATGGAGGACTATGTCGACCCAGCGATTTGCAGAATGGCCCACCTAAACCTGCATCCGAGTTTGCTGTAAAAGGAGGAGAGAAAGTGAACATTCAGATCGAAGGGATTGAGGTTCAGTTCACCATAAATTTGTTCTCTTTCTTGATTTCACTTAAAACCCACATGATTCCTGTTGATTTATCTTCAATTAATAGTACAAATCAAAAATAACTTTATGCAATTAATTGTGTTGCTTGGATAATTAAAAAGGGTGGTGCAACAATTACATGGGACATAGTGGTCGGAGGGTGGGACTTGGAGTACAGTGCAGAGTTCGTGCCGAATGCAGAAGGGAGCTACACCATTGCCGTGGAGAAGATAAGGCAGGTGGCTCCCTCAGAGGAGGCAATTCACAACTCTTACACTTCAAGAGAAGCAGGGAAGATGGTGCTTTCAGTGGACAACACTGCTTCCAAGAGAAAAAAAGTCGCTGCCTATCGATACATCGTCCGCAAATCCACTGTTGTCTAGATTGAATAGCTTGGCTTAACTCTAATAATTAAGaggttttttcttcttctttcttattcttcttcttcttcttctttttgggtTATTTTTGAGAGGCTAAATCGATGGGTGTGAACTGTTTTTAGTCTACTAGTACTTGACTGTACTAATGCAATGTATAAAAACGGTGGCCACTACATagcttttatataatataatgccCAATGTCTGCAATCAGTTAATGATTTGCTTCTCTCTCCGTTTATTGGTTTGTCTGGAGGTGTTTGCGTCTTCCGAGAGAAGATAATTGAGTGGATGAGGCACTCTCACTGTTTCAAACATGGGAGAAAAACATGCCTCCTAAGCGCAAAGGAGCGTTGTCCCAGGCAGTTTCCAATTAATTATGTGGGAGTAACCTGTTCACGCGGCTGCACTCAATGGCATCCCTGTCGACCATATGGTACGTTTAATTTCATTTGGCCTAATGCTTTTTTGAAGAAATAATTGCAACATAAAGAATGGAACCACAAAATACGTGAAAAAGGCTGAGGGATATAGTATACAAACACTGGTTGAATTGTAGCAATACCCATAAGGCTGCCACCTACCCCTATTtaggatttttatttttattaataccaTGACTAGAACTTGCTACATAATGCTTCACCATTAATGCTATCACTTGAATTTCTCATTCTCTAATATCATTGCTAAAACGTCCTCCACTTTCAAAGTTCCTTTTCCAATCGTATCGCTGCCATGCACTAGACCTTGGCAGAAAGGACAAGAGAGTGAGAGTTTTATCCTCATCATATATCTttacatctaacacatccaatatGTTTAACCTCTCAAAATAGTTCTCTCACTAACACTCTTACAGCAAGGTTGTCGCTGAGCTTAATTTTTAAAACTCTATATGCAGCTTCACTTGTACACCCTCAATTGCCGGCTCTCCAAGTATGCCGTCTTTAAATATTCATCTCTATcaacttttatttattatttaagatttttacatcataattaaaaaaataattaaatcacttacattataattactctttaatttaattattactcTATTAAGAGAAAAGTGATAaggtgaattttaaaaaattataaaaataattattatatttaaaaaaataaaaaaaattaattaatacatcTTAATTTGTTGAAAatgacaaataattttaaaaagctATAGATAAAAAGTAAGATGGGGGAGTAAGCAACAGTAATTTGCTAGGCCTTAAAAGTAAATGCAATTTCTTGCAAGCTTCTCATGGcatgggcttcattttcatttgTTATATACTGTGGGGTGGACTTCAACAAGGAGCGTAGGCGCAGCTGATCTTTGGGATCAGGAGGACTAATTGTTCTAGGAGATCATTGAGAATGGCTATTGACAGTTTTTCATAATTTGCTCTAATTAAAATTAGAATGCATTTTACTTTAAGCCTTATATCCCCCATCATTTTAGCTGCTTCAGCGGAGGCGTTGCCGACTTGTTGAATGACGGATTCATCGGCGAGGTTCTTGACGGCACGGGTGAGATTATTCTTTGTTCCCCACCTTCACAACCTTGTTCACAACAGATTTTAGCCACGACATTTTTTTTTTGTGCTTTCTTTGAAAAAAATTTCACTTGTCTTCTATAAAATACCAATATTAAAAGGAAATGTTTTCTAAAAAGCAGCTTGAAACTGATTTTTTCCCCCTCTTTTTTTCTGTTAAGTTTTAGAAGGAAAGAAGAGATGGCTGGCtttggggtttttttttttttttactttttattcaatttagtttaaaatttttaatttaaatttaatttagctcaaaaataataaaaattaagaaattgagcttcttaatttttaaacttaaatcaagaaattaaaaaatttagtcttaaaattaaaaaattgaacttcttaattttttatttaaatcaaaaaataaagaaatttagcatataaattttcatttttgagtgaaattaagtttaaattaaaacatttgagttaaattatataaaaaattaaaaatgagttaaattaaatttttctaaTAAATATATGAGTTAAATTAAACAGTTTCTTTCCTCTGAAGaacaaagaatatatatatatatataaagagtgttagattaaaaaaagaatttaaaaaaagaaacaatgctattttctttaaaaaaaaaaagaagagagaaattatTTAACCAACTACAGTGAAAGTTAGCATTAGCATTTCAGAGAACAATTAATTCAAGCAAATCAGGGATAAACATCAAAGATGAGAGTTgggcttttgtattttgtacatatGATGTATAAATTCCCTGAGTTGACAATCTCTTTGGTAAGATCTCACTGTTAGCTTTCCAAGATTTTTCATTCTTCAGGAAGATCATCATCATCAATCTTCATCCTTGGACGATTTCCGCTCTCAAAGAATTTCCAAGCGGAGGAAGCTTAACAAACGAATTTACCCTAGTTATTCACTCAGGAGAAGTGCTCTCCTTTGAGCCTATGATGGCCTTGGCATGTATAGATTCATGGCCATGGCCTCCTTGAACACTTTTAGTTGCTTTAGGTCTTTGAGGAACTGCCGCAATCTCTGAACGATTTACGCTAGCCCGGCTCACTTCTGAATAGTTTTCTGCAAGCTCTGTGTGATTTGCACTGACCCTGCTCATTTCAGAGAAGGATCTTGCTAACACAGTTCTACTTTTCAGGAACAAGCATACAACTGCACAGTCGTCTACCCTGCAACCTGGATATTTATTTTTCCATGCCCGAACTGCGTATTTTACTACCATTTTAGCAGCCAATGATCGCTTTCTTGCTGAGGCAACTATCCGAATTACATCAAAATTCGATAGCACATCCCATATCTAcagaaaagagagaaaaatgtTAATCTTCCAAGTTATGCATTATATGCTTCCAATGTCTCAAAAAAGTTTATGAgcttgattttcttttctttacttacCCCATCGGTTGCAAGAACCACAAATTCATCATTTTTTGTAAGCCTTCTATAAGAAACTTCAGGAATTGAGATGAGGCCATAATCTTTCAGGCAGAAATCTCCAAAGGCCCTGGCCATCGCCAGACCTGGACAATCTTCGTCGGGCATCCATATTCTAAACACATCTGGTTCTTCTTTCAATGCAAATATTCTGCCATTTAAATTCTTAATTCTTTCAGCTTCACCTAAAGACATCAAAAGAAAGACTGGTTAGACTTACATGTTCATGAAATGCACAGATGATTTTAAAGAAAGAACCCACTTGCAATATTGGGTTTCAAATCAACTGTGAGTTGGATGGGAACGAGTTGGTTTCTGCCGCCTCTAGTGCAAAGAATAGCACGAGAGTCGCCCAAATTGGCTATTACCAAGTGGTTTCCCTGAAAGTTTGAAAACAAGATAAATCAATTTCTATCTGTTGAGCATAACATAAATGAGATGATCATCTACTAGCTAATACCTGTTTAACTACAGTTACAGCAGTAGCACCACTGCAGAAACTATCTATGCTAGCATCAAGGCTTAGTTCTTGATCCATATCCTTGAAGCATTTAACAAAACTGGCCTCCCATGAAGACAAGAGTATAGTTCTCTTACTATCATCATTATAATATTCTTTGTTACTAGCATCACTTTTATCTGCTCCATCACTATCGTTTCCATCGACAGCATCATCACCATATCTTAAGTTATTAACCTGTGATAGTTTGATAGCGGTGGAGAGCCTAGAGGGTAAAGTATCACGAACATGGCGAGCAACCTTGTGGCCGTAGGGACCATGACCGTCAAACACTCCACAGAAAAACATGCCTTTATTACCAATAAATTCCTGCATCAAacttgaaattttagtttaatatgTATTTGACTGTTAATATACCATTATCTGATTAATTATCATAATCAAAATGAACCATGCTTGGGCAAGGAAAAACTGAAGTCAAATATACTGCTCCAAATATAGTTTAAACTATGCATCTTCCTCAATTTAAACCCCAGTGAAAAGTTCCTGTTGTTCTTAGCCCTGAAATGCTGACACTGATAATTATTATTACCttgatacttaaaaaaaaaaaaaaattattagcagGGTTCAAAGCAATGCATTTTCCTTTAATTGGATCACCTATTAGTAGCAAATGGGATGATTACACTACCTATTCAAAACCATAacaataaaaatatgaaaaaaaaaaatcaattttactTGAGAACCCAGATAACAATTACAAGCATATGATCAACAATTAACGTCAACATACGAGAAAAACTTAAAAACGTAACAACAAATTATGTGAAAACATTGCAAAAGTTGAACAAACGAAAAGAAATAAACAAAGGCTTGAGAGAATAAATACATAGAAAACGGCTTCAACATTACAATGGGAAATAGAtctgctggtttttttttttttttttttttacgttcATATGCATTCGAGAGAAAGGGTTAATGATAAGAGCCAGGAAATGCATCATCAATCAACCACCATAAACAGAAAGAAAATGGGAAATTGAAAAGTGATGAAAATGAGAAACAGAGAAATGAAATGTAAAATGAAGGATGTTACCTCCCAAACAGTCATGGCATCCTGATTAACCCCTTTTTTTCCCTGTTGGGAATACATGGAAACGTATTTGGAAGCTCCTTGCAATCTCATTCGGGCCC
It encodes:
- the LOC110633744 gene encoding probable protein phosphatase 2C 65 gives rise to the protein MGACCSKDANFGEGGVVFEDSLEEREYDGVEEDDNVTIGDYGARMRLQGASKYVSMYSQQGKKGVNQDAMTVWEEFIGNKGMFFCGVFDGHGPYGHKVARHVRDTLPSRLSTAIKLSQVNNLRYGDDAVDGNDSDGADKSDASNKEYYNDDSKRTILLSSWEASFVKCFKDMDQELSLDASIDSFCSGATAVTVVKQGNHLVIANLGDSRAILCTRGGRNQLVPIQLTVDLKPNIASEAERIKNLNGRIFALKEEPDVFRIWMPDEDCPGLAMARAFGDFCLKDYGLISIPEVSYRRLTKNDEFVVLATDGIWDVLSNFDVIRIVASARKRSLAAKMVVKYAVRAWKNKYPGCRVDDCAVVCLFLKSRTVLARSFSEMSRVSANHTELAENYSEVSRASVNRSEIAAVPQRPKATKSVQGGHGHESIHAKAIIGSKESTSPE
- the LOC110633743 gene encoding patellin-6, which codes for MEASSPISIQQTPLQDHPSEPSPKPYKKSFVTTLMEAATLRTPSFKEDTYFISHLKSSEKKALLEFRDKLSASYDSDSECSMWGIPLMSGDEKADVILLKFLRARDFRVPDALRMLDKCLSWRKEFGADSICEVDLGFKELEGVVAYMHGYDREGHPVCYNAYGVFKDKEMYERIFGDEEKLKKFLRWRVQVLERGIKLLNFKPGGVNSIIQVTDLKDMPKRELRVASNQILSLFQDNYPEMVARKIFINVPWYFSLLYSMFSPFLTQRTRSKFVISKEGNFPETLYKFIRPEDIPVQYGGLCRPSDLQNGPPKPASEFAVKGGEKVNIQIEGIEGGATITWDIVVGGWDLEYSAEFVPNAEGSYTIAVEKIRQVAPSEEAIHNSYTSREAGKMVLSVDNTASKRKKVAAYRYIVRKSTVV